A DNA window from Ostrea edulis chromosome 5, xbOstEdul1.1, whole genome shotgun sequence contains the following coding sequences:
- the LOC125650595 gene encoding uncharacterized protein LOC125650595 — protein sequence MPRFTVVNYVLANMPKGKATSRKRPASPRPAPKKSSRHSVAPHNPSVEQEPAELTPTIDYEKLARHIVQEQARAQNANVPPEQTSPNSRHQMDGTCEDIPTTSNQAISSDNVTTILDAVFQGSSAASTVSGGMSDTHSTLSSAHLAHGARTLLSASLALSTQLAYRRSWQLLHTFQGQRALPLRVVDICNFIAHLHASHFSASTISSHISAIGYVHKILVLPDPTQMFIVKKILRGCHRLSPTVDSRLPITRDILLQIIKAIPHTISVLDYRIMLEALFSICFHAFLRLGEVTVKQGITSDKVIHLQDVEFQYNGSTPSRVELVLRYFKTQKMNKPVTICVEGSPTLDHCPVKTLHRYLSHSGHTSGPLFQYRDGSPITYNYVSKELSNIIKYVGLNPALYKGHSFRIGTATYAAQKGYSENYIQQLGRWNSNALKRYIRIPTLSL from the exons ATGCCCAGATTTACTGTGGTTAATTATGTTTTAGCAAACATGCCAAAGGGCAAAGCCACTTCGAGGAAGCGACCAGCTTCACCCCGGCCCGCTCCAAAGAAGTCCAGTCGTCACAGTGTAGCACCACACAACCCGTCTGTGGAACAAGAGCCTGCAGAGTTGACACCCACCATAGACTATGAAAAACTGGCGAGACACATCGTCCAGGAGCAGGCACGGGCCCAAAATGCAAACGTTCCCCCAGAACAGACGTCTCCCAATTCACGACACCAAATGGATGGGACTTGCGAGGACATACCCACCACTTCCAACCAAGCCATTTCGAGTGACAATGTCACCACCATCCTTGACGCAGTATTTCAGG GCAGCTCGGCAGCTAGCACCGTATCTGGAGGAATGTCAGATACCCATTCCACACTCTCTTCTGCACATTTAGCACATGGGGCACGGACACTTTTATCTGCATCCTTGGCATTATCAACTCAATTAGCGTACCGGCGATCATGGCAACTCCTGCATACATTTCAAGGTCAGAGAGCTTTACCCTTGCGTGTGGTTGACATATGCAACTTTATAGCCCACTTGCATGCATCCCATTTCAGTGCAAGTACAATTTCTTCCCATATTTCTGCCATAGGCTATGTACACAAGATACTTGTATTACCGGACCCTACACAGATGTTTATTGTGAAAAAGATACTAAGGGGTTGTCACAGGTTGTCTCCCACAGTGGATTCACGCCTGCCAATTACCAGAGATATCTTGCTTCAGATTATCAAGGCTATACCCCACACCATTTCTGTTTTGGATTATCGTATCATGTTAGAAGCCCTTTTCTCTATTTGTTTTCATGCTTTCCTTAGACTTGGTGAGGTCACAGTAAAACAAGGCATTACATCAGATAAAGTCATTCACCTTCAAGATGTAGAGTTTCAATACAATGGCTCAACTCCCTCTAGAGTGGAATTAGTATTGCGCTATTTCAAAACCCAAAAAATGAATAAGCCTGTCACAATTTGTGTAGAGGGCTCCCCCACACTGGACCATTGCCCAGTCAAAACATTACACCGTTATCTGTCGCATTCAGGTCATACATCTGGTCCACTTTTTCAATATAGAGATGGTTCTCCGATTACGTACAATTATGTTTCCAAAGAACTTTCAAACATCATTAAGTATGTGGGTCTCAATCCTGCACTATACAAAGGTCACAGTTTTCGCATTGGGACAGCAACATATGCAGCACAAAAAGGGTACTCGGAGAATTATATCCAACAATTAGGTCGCTGGAACTCTAATGCCTTGAAACGCTATATTCGCATACCTACACTTTCTCTTTGA